In one Notolabrus celidotus isolate fNotCel1 chromosome 1, fNotCel1.pri, whole genome shotgun sequence genomic region, the following are encoded:
- the gdf5 gene encoding growth/differentiation factor 5 — protein MKVVKRLSLLLSCWTLIYLHPILGSLSRTRPSEHQQHRLGEVAKRVLGGGEGGQSHRGTAGGTGGSAVTAGRQVATAPGTGKPSPVNAARITRIRAGPPLIRGETAVTKTKLSAKESASASSPSRSGTVLLSREQQQQQQQQQQQQQKQQQQQQQQQQQQQRDRAISLGRKEAVRSWVPGGNAQVKAHAPAAFSAHAAGKGVGTAAAGRSALQGKQFGKVAPGASAVSPARTGPPQRAVGAQNQQKQQAAGPVAQRGVSFKYPKVLNRETQHKQPLVIPHDYMLSLYWSLSSGDLNSSALHEAGLANTITSFVDKGQDERGPQLRRQRYHFNVSSLERDGLLGAELRILRKRLSDPRRAFFGSAAADGGGGGGGGSSPCLKLYTCASGKQQVSLLQTKTMEDLLGGGGFGSKWEVFDIWKVFKGFRNQQNQHSQQLCFELEAAEHRGGRLMDLRTLGFARPGRTNKEKAFFLAFGKSKKRDLFYNEIKARSGHDNKTVYEYLFTQRRMRRAPASRGAKKNLQQPLQSLPQHQVIKMPTRPRCNRRRLHVNFKEMGWDDWIIAPLEYEAFHCDGACDFPIRSHLEPTNHAIIQTLMNSMDPESTPPTCCVPTRLSPISILYIDSANNVVYKQYEDMVVESCGCR, from the exons ATGAAAGTTGTGaagcgtctctctctcctgctgagcTGCTGGACTCTCATTTACCTGCATCCCATCCTCGGTTCACTCAGCCGGACCAGACCGAGCGAGCATCAGCAACACCGGCTTGGAGAGGTGGCAAAGCGCGTGTTAGGCGGCGGGGAAGGAGGACAAAGCCACCGGGGGACCGCTGGAGGAACTGGTGGGTCAGCAGTTACAGCGGGAAGGCAAGTGGCGACCGCTCCTGGGACTGGGAAACCCTCACCGGTGAATGCAGCGAGGATTACGCGGATCCGCGCAGGTCCTCCGTTAATCAGGGGCGAAACGGCTGTTACTAAAACCAAACTTTCAGCCAAGGAATCTGCGTCCGCATCCTCGCCATCGCGCAGCGGAACAGTGCTGTTGAGTCgtgagcagcagcaacaacaacaacaacaacaacaacaacaacaaaaacaacaacaacaacaacaacaacaacaacaacaacaacaacgggACAGAGCAATCAGCTTAGGGCGCAAAGAGGCTGTGCGCTCCTGGGTGCCTGGCGGGAATGCTCAAGTTAAGGCGCACGCTCCCGCAGCTTTTAGCGCGCATGCAGCAGGAAAAGGAGTCGGAACGGCAGCTGCTGGAAGGAGTGCACTGCAAGGGAAACAATTTGGGAAAGTTGCTCCAGGAGCGAGCGCAGTTTCTCCGGCACGCACGGGGCCGCCTCAGAGAGCAGTCGGTGCGCAAaatcagcagaagcagcaggcAGCAGGTCCAGTGGCGCAGCGGGGAGTCAGCTTCAAGTACCCAAAAGTACTCAACcgggaaacgcaacacaaacagcCGCTGGTTATTCCTCACGACTACATGCTGTCGTTGTACTGGTCTCTCTCCAGCGGGGACCTGAACAGTAGCGCGCTGCATGAAGCGGGACTGGCTAACACCATCACCAGCTTCGTGGACAAAGGACAAG ACGAGCGTGGGCCCCAACTGAGACGGCAGAGGTATCACTTCAATGTCAGCTCTCTGGAACGAGACGGGCTCCTGGGGGCTGAATTACGCATCCTGAGGAAGCGCCTGTCTGACCCACGGAGAGCCTTCTTTGGATCTGCAGCCGCtgacggaggaggagggggtggaggaggcTCGTCCCCGTGCCTGAAGCTGTACACCTGCGCGTCAGGTAAACAACAGGTTTCTCTGCTCCAGACGAAAACCATGGAGGATCTGCTCGGTGGAGGCGGATTTGGCAGCAAATGGGAAGTGTTTGACATATGGAAAGTCTTTAAGGGCTTTAGAAACCAGCAGAACCAGCACTCTCAGCAGCTGTGCTTTGAACTCGAGGCTGCCGAGCACAGAGGTGGGCGCCTCATGGACCTGCGCACTCTGGGGTTCGCTAGACCTGGAAGGACCAACAAGGAAAAAGCTTTCTTCTTGGCGTTTGGCAAAAGCAAGAAGCGTGACCTTTTCTACAACGAGATTAAAGCGAGGTCAGGCCACGACAACAAAACCGTGTATGAATACCTGTTCACCCAGCGACGAATGCGGCGAGCTCCTGCCTCAAGGGGGGcgaaaaaaaacctgcagcagccaCTGCAGTCCCTCCCCCAACACCAGGTGATAAAGATGCCGACGAGGCCGCGGTGTAACCGCAGACGACTCCATGTGAACTTTAAGGAGATGGGCTGGGACGACTGGATCATCGCCCCACTGGAGTACGAGGCCTTTCACTGCGACGGCGCATGTGACTTCCCCATTCGCTCGCACCTGGAGCCAACCAACCACGCCATCATTCAGACCCTGATGAACTCCATGGACCCGGAGTCGACGCCGCCCACTTGCTGTGTGCCAACACGACTCAGTCCAATTAGCATACTCTACATCGACTCAGCCAATAACGTTGTCTACAAGCAGTATGAGGACATGGTGGTGGAGTCATGTGGCTGTAGGTAG